A genomic window from Salvia hispanica cultivar TCC Black 2014 chromosome 5, UniMelb_Shisp_WGS_1.0, whole genome shotgun sequence includes:
- the LOC125190281 gene encoding uncharacterized protein LOC125190281 isoform X2 produces MEAEHYKRLAEEKIWHAEESLAMVEDAVYQKEMEVAALDYQVQAYRYKLLRIGYVDHGFNGETSRMPCRGKAVEEMYLDSGKKIDSYWEKIRRLNERVKEIAGGRSETRSPSLSLYSRVSRGSSCDSTRNEGSLCQPSKMMDGSGQAESSDCVAAADNSCSMSTHDVFEVPQVEGRCELMEKDEIKNFEKENVVLPEAVKLCARDEPKWLNMMLPSSQVSDVECRLVAAPPETSTAQFNRMLSKVGMRSEIVEDDRPVKCSTANREELNLLNEISEKVNLLHDEIRSLKATKAFSTREEEEEPSLAMALLAEEMLSFWL; encoded by the exons ATGGAGGCCGAGCATTACAAGAGGCTTGCAGAGGAGAAGATATGGCACGCTGAGGAATCTCTAGCCATGGTTGAAGATGCAGTTTATCAGAAGGAAATGGAGGTGGCTGCATTGGACTATCAAGTGCAGGCTTATAGGTATAAGTTGTTGAGGATTGGTTATGTTGATCACGGCTTCAATGGGGAGACAAGCCGCATGCCATGTAGGGGGAAGGCGGTTGAGGAAATGTATTTGGATTCGGGGAAAAAGATCGATAGCTATTGGGAGAAGATTAGGAGGTTGAATGAGAGGGTGAAGGAGATTGCAGGAGGGAGGAGTGAGACACGGTCTCCCTCTTTGTCCTTGTATTCTCGTGTGAGTAGAGGGAGTTCGTGTGATTCAACGAGGAACGAGGGCAGTTTGTGTCAACCAAGCAAGATGATGGATGGAAGTGGTCAGGCTGAGAGTTCAGATTGTGTAGCTGCTGCTGATAATTCTTGTTCAATGAGCACTCATGACGTGTTTGAAGTTCCACAAGTTGAAGGGAGGTGTGAACTGATGGAGAAAGATGAAAtcaagaattttgaaaaagaaaatgtcgTTTTGCCAGAGGCTGTGAAGTTGTGTGCTAGAGACGAGCCCAAGTGGCTCAATATGATGTTGCCGTCGAGCCAAGTGAGTGATGTTGAGTGTCGTTTGGTTGCTGCACCGCCAGAAACAAGCACTGCTCAGTTTAATAGGATGCTGAGTAAAGTTGGTATGAGATCAGAGATTGTTGAAGATGACAGACCAGTAAAATGTAGTACTGCTAACAGAGAAGAACTGAACTTGTTGAATGAGATATCTGAAAAGGTGAATTTGTTGCATGATGAAATCAGGAGTTTGAAGGCGACAAAAGCATTCTCTActagagaagaagaagaagagccaTCCTTGGCTATGGCTCTTCTAGCAGAg GAAATGCTCTCCTTTTGGCTCTGA
- the LOC125190281 gene encoding uncharacterized protein LOC125190281 isoform X1, which produces MCGNPMGDDDNDALSEICALKDALCDQQELLQKLYNELDAEREASASAASEALAVILRLQGEKAAVKMEAEHYKRLAEEKIWHAEESLAMVEDAVYQKEMEVAALDYQVQAYRYKLLRIGYVDHGFNGETSRMPCRGKAVEEMYLDSGKKIDSYWEKIRRLNERVKEIAGGRSETRSPSLSLYSRVSRGSSCDSTRNEGSLCQPSKMMDGSGQAESSDCVAAADNSCSMSTHDVFEVPQVEGRCELMEKDEIKNFEKENVVLPEAVKLCARDEPKWLNMMLPSSQVSDVECRLVAAPPETSTAQFNRMLSKVGMRSEIVEDDRPVKCSTANREELNLLNEISEKVNLLHDEIRSLKATKAFSTREEEEEPSLAMALLAEEMLSFWL; this is translated from the exons ATGTGTGGGAATCCGATGGGTGATGATGATAATGATGCTTTGTCTGAGATTTGTGCTCTAAAAGATGCACTATGTGATCAGCAGGAGCTTCTGCAGAAGCTCTACAATGAGTTGGATGCAGAGAGGGAGGCCTCTGCCTCCGCTGCCAGCGAGGCGCTGGCTGTGATCCTCCGGCTTCAGGGGGAGAAGGCAGCGGTGAAGATGGAGGCCGAGCATTACAAGAGGCTTGCAGAGGAGAAGATATGGCACGCTGAGGAATCTCTAGCCATGGTTGAAGATGCAGTTTATCAGAAGGAAATGGAGGTGGCTGCATTGGACTATCAAGTGCAGGCTTATAGGTATAAGTTGTTGAGGATTGGTTATGTTGATCACGGCTTCAATGGGGAGACAAGCCGCATGCCATGTAGGGGGAAGGCGGTTGAGGAAATGTATTTGGATTCGGGGAAAAAGATCGATAGCTATTGGGAGAAGATTAGGAGGTTGAATGAGAGGGTGAAGGAGATTGCAGGAGGGAGGAGTGAGACACGGTCTCCCTCTTTGTCCTTGTATTCTCGTGTGAGTAGAGGGAGTTCGTGTGATTCAACGAGGAACGAGGGCAGTTTGTGTCAACCAAGCAAGATGATGGATGGAAGTGGTCAGGCTGAGAGTTCAGATTGTGTAGCTGCTGCTGATAATTCTTGTTCAATGAGCACTCATGACGTGTTTGAAGTTCCACAAGTTGAAGGGAGGTGTGAACTGATGGAGAAAGATGAAAtcaagaattttgaaaaagaaaatgtcgTTTTGCCAGAGGCTGTGAAGTTGTGTGCTAGAGACGAGCCCAAGTGGCTCAATATGATGTTGCCGTCGAGCCAAGTGAGTGATGTTGAGTGTCGTTTGGTTGCTGCACCGCCAGAAACAAGCACTGCTCAGTTTAATAGGATGCTGAGTAAAGTTGGTATGAGATCAGAGATTGTTGAAGATGACAGACCAGTAAAATGTAGTACTGCTAACAGAGAAGAACTGAACTTGTTGAATGAGATATCTGAAAAGGTGAATTTGTTGCATGATGAAATCAGGAGTTTGAAGGCGACAAAAGCATTCTCTActagagaagaagaagaagagccaTCCTTGGCTATGGCTCTTCTAGCAGAg GAAATGCTCTCCTTTTGGCTCTGA